DNA from Agathobaculum sp. NTUH-O15-33:
AAAATGCTTTCCTTGTATTTCATCCCTTAGCAACTCCGCCGCCGAACGCACGGCAAAATACGCCTGCTGCTGGTTTTGGATACGGGTCACACGCCCCACGTTAGCGGTGGCGGCGGTCAAAACGACCGCCCCCACCGTTAAGCACAGCAGGAAAAAAATCAGCGCAATGACGATCGAAGCGCCGGACTGGCTATTCAGTTTTCGGCGAATGATCGACATGATACGACTCCTTAATTAATTATTCGCTTCATATTTTGGCGGATCACTATTTGTAAGTGCAAAGTCCCAACCCGCTGGCGGGTTTCCTTTACCGTCTGGTTTTTTGTCGTAAAAATAAGTCTTCTGACCCGCAACATGCAAATTATTTGCCGTATAGAACTTATAGCCAGAAAGTGTAATATCATTTGCTGCTGTTACTTCAGGCAAGTGTTTCGCTTCCGTATCGCCTCCAAGCTGACTGTTCCAAAAATACCAACGTCCATTTCCACTCATGCCCGGGCCTGTACAGGTAAAATACGCAACATATACGGCTTTATTAACTGTAAAAGTAGTAACCGCCTTGTCAGACCATTCACCGTCTTTATTAATACCCCAAATTTCAAAAGAAGTTTCCTGACGGCTTTCATTCACACCTTTACGCACGCAAACACCAATCACAACATCCCCAAACGTTTTTTCGGGCTCCTCCCCCTTCTCCGGCCAATCGCCGTAGTGCACATATTCTCCATTTGCGTTTTCCACAAACGCGGGGAATGGATAGGGAGGGGTACTCGAATACGGGAATGTGTGGGCTTCATCAGCCCTACCTCCAAAGTCGTTAAAGTCGGCTAACTCGTCATAGGATAGTCCTTCAGCCACTTCACCATATGGCTGCGTCGGCTGGATGGTATTTTTTAAATAGTAGCAATCGTCAACGCCTTCACCTTGTGCTACACCGATGACCGACTGTGCCTTATCCACTGTACATGCGGAATAGCAATTTATTATCTTCGCACTAGCCGAATTAGCACTGGCTATACCAAACACCGCACCATTTGCCGACAGTGTCCCCGTGGCATAACTGGACTCGATCTTTCCTGACTGCGCTAGTGCTCCAACTATGCCGCTTGCTTGATTTCCGCGCACTTGTTTACAAGCGGCTGAACTATTAATAATAGTACCGACATTATAGCCGACCAAGCCGCCTGCCGTGCCATTTGCTGTAACTGTCAGGCCTGCAACAGCGCAGTTACGTATGGTACCGCCATTATATCCAGCCAATGCGCCGACATTTGCGCCGCCCGTAATACTCTTATCCGCATCTCGGAACACGATATTTACCAAAGTGCTGCCTTTGGCATAGCCGAACAGACCCACATACTGCATTTCACCACCATCTATTCCGGTGCCGGTAATCTGATGAAATTGACCATCGTAACTTCCTGTAAAAGCAGCATCTTCTTTAGTGCCAATGGGATACAGCGCCAGTGCAGCAGCATATTCCATATCGTACTTGGTGAAATCAATATCCAGTTCCTGCGTAAGCGATAGCCCAAGCAGATTTTCCTTTTTCCCAAGCTCGCCGAGCGCTGCAAGCTGCCGTGCCGACCGAATGCTTGCCGCGCCATCTAGCGTAGGCGCTTCGTCTTCCGTTTGGTATACGACCGCTTTCGCAACATAAGGATTGAAATACAGCTTTGTCTTGACGTCGTTTACGGAAAGCTGGCGGTAAAAACTGCTGCTATGAAGCGCAGGTCCGATCAAGTCTTCATACTTGATCGGACAGACTGTTATATCAGTCATGTCCAGCATTTTCGTCAGCGCTTCGTCCTTAACGACCGTTATCGAGTTGGTTCCGCCAAATCTAAGATTTGCCGCTTGCGCATAGCCCACATAGGCATAGCCGTCCCGCACGACAACTCCAGCGTTATTCTTCAACGGATGTCCGCTTACAAAAGCCGTCCCGTCAGCCCCAAAGCCGTGCATGCCGATTGTTTCGCCGTTTTCGTAAACTTCATAATAAACAAGCGCGCCGCGCTTTGCCGGCAGCGGCCAATCGCCGTAATGGTCGAACGCGGCAAGATGCGGGAATGGATATTCCTCATGGTTGCCATAAAGCTCTTTGTCTACCTTGCTTTGCAGCGCTCCCAGATCTTCAAACGGCTTCATATTATACTCGTTCGTATTGTCTTTATCGCTCCCGCTCCAAAGGTCTTTGGTGCCGAAACCTGCCCAGTTTTTCAGGCGTTCATAGCTCACCGGCTGCGGTTGTCCTACCTCTACCTTTTCAGGGTAAAGCGGCCCATTTACTACGTCCGCGACATAATAACAACCATCAAACGTTGTATTTGTCATCGTTTTGCTCGTTGCCGCAAAACCATAAAGTCTTTTTAAATAATCAGGATTCTCTGAATTCAAAGTAACCGCCGCATAACAGTTTCTTGCAATACTACCTGTGAAACCCCAACAAAATCCTGCCGGAGATACATTGCTCGAAAATTCAATTTGACTAACTGCATAGCAATTCTGTACTACTGAATTCTGCATCTCACCAACAAAACCGCCCACATTAGTTCCTGCTAGCTTCAATGTATCTGCATAGGATTCATTAATTGTTGAACCGCCAACTTCCCCAGACACCTGTCCAATCAAACCGCCTACTACACCCCAGCTATCAGTGTCGCATGTTACCGCAGGTAATGCAGCAAAACACCGATTTAACACCACCTTATCTGCGTGACCAATTAACCCCCCAACATAAGGTGCTGTTAATTTAATAGGCGCATTCGCTCCGTATGTGCGCTTTTTACTTATCCATTTTTCCAAACCGCTTTCATCTATATAAGCACGGCAGTTTTCAAAACTTACGTTTTCCGCATATCCGACCAATACCCCAACGCTATAATAAAATTTTTGTACATTATTTGCTTCCGCAAAGGGATTGACCAATGAAATATTTTTTAACTGTATAGGAGCCTTTTTCCCGATAAGCCCTGCAAACAATCCAGTAGACTTTCCAATCTTTCCTCCAGATCCATAATCTTCATCGTCGTTCTCATTAATCCACAAGTTGTGTATACCCGCTTCGCTGCCGGTAAAACTCTGGATCGTCGGGTTTGTGATTGAAATAAACGCATTTTCAGCAAACGTTATCTGTGGAGTAGTTCCCCCGGCGCTGATATCGCCCAATTTATATTCCGTTACCTGCGCATGTTTATCAATATAAGGCTGCCAGTCTATCTTCGCTGTTTGCTCCACCTTCTCGACACGATACTTTGAATCTGCCGCAGTGGAAACGCCGGATATGCGCTCCTCTAAATTTTGCAGATGACGGCCGCAGGCGACCTGCACGGTTCCCGGGTCATCATCTTTTTCTGTTACTCTTGCCTTAAACAGGCTGTTTTCCACCTGACTTTCCCACTTCACCGGTACAGACTGATGGTTTGCGCTATCCGTAAAATCGATCGTCACCTTAACGGTAATATCGGAACCCGGATCGATCGCAAATCCGGTACTATCCTGCATCAGCGTGGCAAAATGCTTGCTGTCCAGGCTATCCAGAATAAGCGTGCCCTCTGTGTAATCTCCATTCAAAAACTCAATTGGCGCGCTGTCAGTGCCCGGCTTCGTAATTTTCTTGTAGTTTTCTTTTTTATCCGCCTGCTGCACTTCAACCGTGTACTTAAGGTTCTCTAGAACCTCGGTCCGATAGTTGGGATTCTTCTTTTCCGCTTCCGCAATGACATCTTTAAAGCTGATCGTCAGCTTAAGCT
Protein-coding regions in this window:
- a CDS encoding type II secretion system protein is translated as MLRFWSKKSKTGGFSLAELLAVVAILGILAAIAIPSAVKIQRDLKLLELNDTARQIFIAAQNQLTALRGADGLNAVSPDGGAEKVDTPDGMDNIYYTQSKAGAEDKQFAAMMPTGAIDSTILDGQQMVVIEYNPDSASVYAVFYAEAPFTYDPADMPRNDDAGKTERRENLIGYYGGDAAGIPSIDVIAEPKIALQNGEELKLTISFKDVIAEAEKKNPNYRTEVLENLKYTVEVQQADKKENYKKITKPGTDSAPIEFLNGDYTEGTLILDSLDSKHFATLMQDSTGFAIDPGSDITVKVTIDFTDSANHQSVPVKWESQVENSLFKARVTEKDDDPGTVQVACGRHLQNLEERISGVSTAADSKYRVEKVEQTAKIDWQPYIDKHAQVTEYKLGDISAGGTTPQITFAENAFISITNPTIQSFTGSEAGIHNLWINENDDEDYGSGGKIGKSTGLFAGLIGKKAPIQLKNISLVNPFAEANNVQKFYYSVGVLVGYAENVSFENCRAYIDESGLEKWISKKRTYGANAPIKLTAPYVGGLIGHADKVVLNRCFAALPAVTCDTDSWGVVGGLIGQVSGEVGGSTINESYADTLKLAGTNVGGFVGEMQNSVVQNCYAVSQIEFSSNVSPAGFCWGFTGSIARNCYAAVTLNSENPDYLKRLYGFAATSKTMTNTTFDGCYYVADVVNGPLYPEKVEVGQPQPVSYERLKNWAGFGTKDLWSGSDKDNTNEYNMKPFEDLGALQSKVDKELYGNHEEYPFPHLAAFDHYGDWPLPAKRGALVYYEVYENGETIGMHGFGADGTAFVSGHPLKNNAGVVVRDGYAYVGYAQAANLRFGGTNSITVVKDEALTKMLDMTDITVCPIKYEDLIGPALHSSSFYRQLSVNDVKTKLYFNPYVAKAVVYQTEDEAPTLDGAASIRSARQLAALGELGKKENLLGLSLTQELDIDFTKYDMEYAAALALYPIGTKEDAAFTGSYDGQFHQITGTGIDGGEMQYVGLFGYAKGSTLVNIVFRDADKSITGGANVGALAGYNGGTIRNCAVAGLTVTANGTAGGLVGYNVGTIINSSAACKQVRGNQASGIVGALAQSGKIESSYATGTLSANGAVFGIASANSASAKIINCYSACTVDKAQSVIGVAQGEGVDDCYYLKNTIQPTQPYGEVAEGLSYDELADFNDFGGRADEAHTFPYSSTPPYPFPAFVENANGEYVHYGDWPEKGEEPEKTFGDVVIGVCVRKGVNESRQETSFEIWGINKDGEWSDKAVTTFTVNKAVYVAYFTCTGPGMSGNGRWYFWNSQLGGDTEAKHLPEVTAANDITLSGYKFYTANNLHVAGQKTYFYDKKPDGKGNPPAGWDFALTNSDPPKYEANN